In the Devosia sp. SL43 genome, one interval contains:
- the urtC gene encoding urea ABC transporter permease subunit UrtC, which produces MITQALFRALDKKAIWIVAILLIVAIAVPMSNLMLPDGHPLRLPNYAVPLFGKYLTYAMLALALDLVWGYCGILSLGHGAFFAIGGYAMGMYLMRQIGTRGVYANPILPDFMVFLNWKELPWYWLGMDNFWVAMVAVVVVPGLLAFVFGFLAFRSRVTGVYLSIITQAMTYALLLAFFRNDMGFGGNNGLTDFKDILGQSISAPGTRAALFAASAIALALAVLACSMIVNSKLGKVMIAVRDAESRTRFIGYRVEYVKLFAFVVSAIIAGIAGALYVPQVGIINPSEFDPANSIEVVIWTAVGGRGTIIGPIIGGILVNVGKSYFTGAFPEYWLFALGALFVVTTLFLPKGIVGLIGQYRAATTKREQHDRGEPTPKQVEAGVDPQPKPAE; this is translated from the coding sequence ATGATTACGCAAGCTCTGTTCCGCGCCCTCGACAAGAAGGCTATCTGGATCGTCGCGATCCTGCTGATCGTTGCCATCGCCGTGCCGATGTCCAACCTGATGCTGCCGGACGGCCACCCGCTGCGTTTGCCGAACTACGCCGTGCCCCTGTTTGGCAAATACCTGACCTACGCCATGCTGGCCTTGGCGCTCGATCTGGTGTGGGGCTATTGCGGCATTCTCTCGCTCGGCCATGGCGCCTTCTTCGCCATCGGCGGCTATGCCATGGGCATGTATCTCATGCGCCAGATCGGCACCCGCGGCGTCTATGCCAACCCGATCCTGCCCGATTTCATGGTCTTCCTGAACTGGAAGGAACTGCCCTGGTACTGGCTCGGCATGGACAACTTCTGGGTGGCCATGGTTGCGGTGGTCGTCGTCCCCGGCCTGCTCGCCTTCGTCTTCGGCTTCCTCGCCTTCCGCAGTCGCGTCACCGGCGTTTACTTGTCGATCATCACCCAGGCCATGACCTACGCCCTGCTGCTCGCCTTCTTCCGCAACGACATGGGCTTTGGTGGCAACAATGGCCTGACCGATTTCAAGGACATCCTGGGCCAGTCCATCTCCGCCCCCGGCACCCGCGCCGCCCTCTTTGCGGCCTCGGCCATAGCCCTGGCGCTCGCCGTTCTAGCCTGCTCGATGATCGTCAATTCCAAGCTGGGCAAGGTCATGATCGCCGTCCGCGATGCCGAAAGCCGCACCCGCTTTATCGGCTACCGCGTCGAATATGTGAAACTCTTCGCCTTCGTCGTTTCCGCCATCATCGCCGGCATCGCTGGCGCGCTCTACGTGCCGCAGGTTGGCATCATCAACCCCTCCGAATTCGATCCGGCCAATTCTATCGAAGTGGTCATCTGGACTGCCGTTGGCGGCCGCGGCACCATCATCGGACCGATCATCGGGGGCATCCTCGTCAATGTGGGCAAGTCCTACTTCACTGGTGCTTTCCCCGAATACTGGCTCTTCGCCCTCGGCGCACTCTTCGTCGTGACCACGCTGTTCCTGCCCAAGGGCATTGTCGGTCTCATCGGCCAGTACCGTGCCGCGACCACCAAGCGCGAACAGCATGATCGCGGCGAGCCTACGCCCAAGCAGGTCGAAGCCGGCGTCGATCCCCAACCCAAGCCGGCGGAGTAG
- the urtB gene encoding urea ABC transporter permease subunit UrtB, with the protein MMNAIQFLQRIALFLVLLLGIAVPAHAQIADADLSPLVDALAPGNYRDREAAIGVLVATGDQRVVPILETLLEGELYFDEPSGKVVFTSEPSGKGTLTDPVTATELTLTDENLEKVRVNNGLRRTIRTAIGQMTLLSEDSGVRLFAAQSILRDADPAQLELLDSAIAAETDANIRRIMEQARAAIIVKTPEASIEEWRAAIPVAQAIGGRDALNMLTTALNTAPEEVKPLIQSAIDGLARDRAVWDVAQNVWFGVSLGSVLLLAAIGLAITFGVMGVINMAHGEMVMLGAYTTFVVQEIIRQNAPELFDWSLAIALPLAFLFTGLVGVIIERGIIRFLYGRPLETLLATWGLSLIIQQGIQRIFTANIREVGNPTWMSGSFDLGGLAITWNRFYIVIFAVMVFLALLMVLKYTAIGLHMRAVTQNRRMASAMGIRTPLVDAMTFGLGSGIAGLAGVALSQIGNVSPNLGQGYIIDSFMVVVFGGVGNLWGTFVGALTLGIANKFIEPYAGAVLGKIIILVLIILFIQRRPRGLFALKGRSIEA; encoded by the coding sequence ATGATGAACGCAATTCAGTTCCTCCAGCGCATTGCGCTCTTCCTTGTCCTTCTCCTTGGTATCGCCGTACCGGCCCACGCCCAGATCGCCGACGCCGACCTGTCGCCTCTGGTCGATGCCCTGGCTCCCGGCAACTACAGGGATCGCGAAGCCGCCATTGGCGTCCTCGTCGCCACCGGCGATCAACGCGTCGTCCCCATCCTCGAAACCCTGCTCGAAGGCGAACTCTATTTTGATGAGCCCAGCGGAAAGGTGGTCTTCACCTCCGAACCTTCAGGCAAAGGCACGCTGACGGACCCGGTAACGGCGACCGAACTCACCTTGACCGACGAGAATCTCGAGAAGGTCCGCGTCAACAACGGCCTGCGTCGCACCATCCGGACCGCCATCGGCCAGATGACCCTGCTGAGCGAGGATAGCGGCGTCCGCCTCTTCGCCGCCCAATCCATCCTGCGCGACGCCGACCCGGCCCAACTGGAACTGCTCGATAGCGCGATAGCGGCCGAAACCGACGCCAACATCCGGCGCATTATGGAGCAGGCGCGCGCTGCGATCATCGTCAAGACTCCTGAGGCATCCATCGAGGAATGGCGTGCCGCCATACCGGTCGCCCAGGCCATCGGCGGACGCGACGCGCTTAACATGCTGACCACAGCGCTCAACACGGCCCCCGAAGAGGTGAAGCCGCTCATCCAGTCCGCCATCGATGGTCTCGCCCGCGATCGCGCCGTCTGGGACGTAGCGCAGAACGTCTGGTTCGGTGTCTCTCTCGGCTCGGTGCTGCTGCTCGCGGCTATCGGCCTCGCCATCACCTTCGGCGTGATGGGGGTCATCAACATGGCCCACGGCGAAATGGTGATGCTGGGTGCCTACACCACCTTCGTGGTGCAGGAGATTATCCGCCAGAATGCACCGGAACTGTTCGACTGGTCGCTGGCCATCGCCCTGCCTCTGGCCTTCCTCTTCACGGGCCTCGTTGGCGTCATCATCGAGCGCGGCATCATCCGCTTCCTCTATGGCCGTCCCCTCGAAACCTTGCTCGCCACCTGGGGTCTATCGCTGATCATCCAGCAGGGCATCCAGCGCATCTTCACCGCCAATATCCGCGAGGTCGGCAACCCCACCTGGATGTCCGGCTCCTTCGATCTGGGCGGTCTTGCCATCACCTGGAACCGCTTCTACATCGTCATCTTTGCGGTGATGGTGTTCCTGGCGCTGTTGATGGTGCTGAAATACACCGCCATTGGCCTGCATATGCGCGCCGTTACGCAGAACCGCCGAATGGCCTCCGCCATGGGCATCCGCACGCCCCTGGTCGATGCCATGACCTTCGGCCTAGGTTCCGGCATTGCAGGCCTTGCCGGCGTGGCGCTGAGCCAGATCGGCAACGTCTCGCCCAACCTGGGTCAGGGCTACATCATTGATAGCTTCATGGTCGTGGTCTTCGGCGGCGTGGGCAATCTCTGGGGCACCTTTGTCGGCGCCCTGACCCTCGGCATCGCCAACAAGTTCATCGAGCCCTATGCCGGAGCGGTGCTGGGCAAGATCATCATCCTGGTCCTCATCATCCTGTTCATCCAGCGCCGTCCCCGCGGCCTCTTTGCGCTCAAGGGACGCTCGATCGAAGCATGA
- the urtD gene encoding urea ABC transporter ATP-binding protein UrtD → MSEAKDKLGTMLYLDGVSVAFDGFKAINNLSIIVHPAEMLAIIGPNGAGKTTMMDIITGKTRPNDGQVLFDGRTDLTKLDEAAIANLGIGRKFQKPTVFESHTVWDNIEMALKKPRGVFAALFYVADDADIARITEILETVRLIARKDDYAANLSHGQKQWLEIGMLLAQDPKLLLVDEPVAGMTDAETVETAKLLKDIAKTRSVVVVEHDMSFVRELGARVTCLAEGSVLAEGSLDQVSANPVVIERYLGR, encoded by the coding sequence ATGAGCGAAGCCAAGGATAAGCTCGGCACCATGCTTTACCTCGACGGCGTCTCGGTCGCCTTCGACGGCTTCAAGGCCATCAACAACCTCTCCATCATCGTGCATCCGGCCGAAATGCTCGCCATCATCGGCCCCAACGGCGCCGGCAAGACCACCATGATGGATATCATCACCGGCAAGACCCGCCCCAATGATGGCCAAGTTCTGTTCGATGGCCGCACCGATCTCACCAAGCTCGACGAAGCCGCCATTGCCAATCTGGGTATCGGCCGCAAATTCCAGAAGCCCACGGTGTTCGAGTCCCACACCGTCTGGGACAATATCGAGATGGCGCTGAAGAAGCCGCGCGGCGTCTTCGCCGCCCTGTTTTATGTCGCTGACGATGCCGACATCGCCCGTATCACCGAAATCCTCGAAACCGTCCGCCTTATCGCCCGCAAGGACGACTATGCCGCCAATCTCAGCCACGGCCAGAAGCAGTGGCTCGAAATCGGCATGCTGCTGGCCCAGGACCCGAAGCTCTTGCTGGTCGACGAACCCGTCGCCGGCATGACCGATGCCGAAACCGTCGAAACCGCCAAGCTGCTCAAGGACATTGCCAAGACGCGGTCGGTGGTCGTCGTCGAACACGATATGAGCTTTGTCCGCGAACTGGGCGCCCGAGTCACCTGCCTCGCAGAAGGCTCAGTCCTCGCCGAAGGTAGCCTCGATCAGGTCAGCGCCAACCCGGTCGTCATCGAAAGGTATCTGGGACGATGA